A genomic region of Campylobacter corcagiensis contains the following coding sequences:
- a CDS encoding UDP-N-acetylmuramoyl-L-alanyl-D-glutamate--2,6-diaminopimelate ligase, which translates to MKIELKDNFITDDTREVIKGCYFLSSKFNAKFEQTAKENGVKVINLDKAKELLGIDSNIKIVGITGTNGKTTTAAAIYSTLLDLRYSVFLCGTRGAFVNEKQVDKKGLTTSSPIRILSYLKTASYEKCDYFIMEVSSHAIAQNRIEGLNFALKIFTNITQDHLDYHKTMAEYLAVKSSFFMDETPKLINKDQLNGLVFNPKNAYTYGIKEIATFKVVAYSIDKGIDATIKTLNQDGELESDMVGEFNLYNLLAAFSAVAILTKKPNLEITKALSNFAGVAGRMELVSDNPRVIVDFAHTPDGVEKVLNALKHDKLIVVFGAGGDRDKTKRPLMAAIAEHFAYKIIVTSDNPRTEDANSIIDDIFKGFKDSSKVLREVDRKKAIKAALNLAQNGEVVVILGKGDEDYQEINGVKHHFSDKEVVREILCK; encoded by the coding sequence ATGAAAATAGAATTAAAAGATAATTTTATAACAGACGATACTAGAGAAGTTATTAAAGGGTGCTATTTTTTAAGCTCAAAATTTAATGCTAAATTTGAACAAACAGCCAAAGAAAACGGTGTAAAAGTTATAAATTTAGATAAGGCAAAAGAGCTTTTAGGTATTGATAGTAATATAAAAATCGTTGGCATTACAGGCACAAATGGCAAAACCACAACCGCAGCCGCTATTTACTCAACGCTTTTAGATCTTAGATATAGCGTGTTTTTATGTGGCACAAGGGGGGCATTTGTAAATGAAAAACAAGTTGATAAAAAGGGCTTAACAACAAGCAGTCCTATTAGAATTCTTAGCTATCTAAAAACAGCCTCGTATGAGAAATGTGACTATTTCATAATGGAAGTCAGCTCTCATGCAATAGCTCAAAACCGCATAGAAGGGCTAAATTTTGCCCTTAAAATTTTTACAAATATCACTCAAGATCATCTTGATTACCACAAAACCATGGCTGAGTATTTAGCTGTAAAGAGTAGCTTTTTTATGGATGAAACCCCTAAACTTATCAACAAAGATCAGCTTAATGGCTTAGTTTTTAACCCAAAAAACGCTTATACTTACGGCATTAAAGAGATAGCTACTTTTAAGGTTGTAGCTTATAGTATAGATAAAGGCATTGATGCAACTATCAAAACTCTAAATCAAGATGGCGAACTTGAAAGCGATATGGTTGGCGAGTTTAATCTTTATAACCTACTAGCTGCTTTTAGTGCCGTAGCAATTCTAACTAAAAAGCCAAATTTAGAGATTACAAAAGCACTTTCAAATTTTGCTGGAGTTGCTGGCAGAATGGAACTAGTCTCAGATAATCCTAGAGTTATTGTGGATTTTGCCCACACTCCTGATGGCGTTGAAAAGGTTTTAAATGCATTAAAACATGATAAATTAATCGTAGTATTTGGTGCAGGCGGAGATAGAGACAAGACTAAACGCCCTTTAATGGCGGCTATAGCAGAGCATTTTGCTTATAAAATTATAGTCACAAGCGATAATCCTAGAACCGAAGATGCAAATTCTATTATTGATGATATTTTTAAAGGCTTTAAAGATTCAAGTAAAGTTTTAAGAGAAGTAGATAGAAAAAAAGCCATTAAAGCAGCACTAAATTTAGCACAAAATGGTGAAGTTGTTGTTATTTTAGGCAAAGGCGATGAAGATTATCAAGAGATAAATGGAGTAAAACACCATTTTTCAGACAAAGAAGTAGTAAGGGAAATTTTATGCAAATAA
- a CDS encoding NifU family protein — protein sequence MIPFSDEDLLGPVKDSLDKIRPMLQNDGGDMKLLGIKNAVVYVQLVGACHGCPSSTSTLKHGVERQLRIDIHPELSVVNIPLGQDFDIQRV from the coding sequence ATGATACCATTTAGTGATGAAGATCTGCTAGGTCCAGTAAAAGATAGCCTTGATAAAATTCGTCCAATGCTTCAAAATGATGGTGGCGATATGAAGTTATTAGGCATTAAAAACGCAGTTGTGTATGTTCAGCTTGTTGGAGCTTGTCATGGTTGCCCATCAAGCACAAGCACTCTAAAACACGGCGTGGAAAGACAGCTAAGAATCGATATCCATCCAGAACTTAGTGTTGTAAACATTCCATTAGGGCAAGATTTTGACATCCAAAGAGTATAA
- the rplQ gene encoding 50S ribosomal protein L17 — translation MRHGHGYRKLGRTSTHRAATLKNLAIALIENGKIETTLPKAKELRSYVEKLITRARLEDSNAHRAVFAKLQDKTSTNKLVTEVAPTYKDRDGGYTRIIKTRVRRGDAAEMAYIELV, via the coding sequence ATGAGACACGGACACGGTTATAGAAAGCTAGGCAGAACTTCAACCCACAGAGCTGCTACGCTTAAAAATTTAGCTATTGCTCTTATCGAGAATGGTAAGATTGAGACTACACTTCCAAAAGCAAAAGAGCTTAGAAGCTATGTAGAAAAACTTATCACAAGAGCAAGACTTGAGGACTCAAATGCTCATAGAGCAGTTTTTGCTAAACTTCAAGATAAAACTTCAACAAATAAGCTAGTTACAGAAGTTGCACCAACTTATAAAGATAGAGATGGTGGCTATACTAGAATTATTAAAACAAGAGTTAGAAGAGGCGATGCTGCTGAGATGGCTTATATAGAGCTAGTATAA
- a CDS encoding DNA-directed RNA polymerase subunit alpha translates to MRKITTSAYMPTEIRVENVSENVAKVIAYPFETGYAVTVAHPLRRLLYTSSVGFAPTAVKIEGVEHEFDSIRGMLEDVAIFIINLKNLRFKIKGDSKREILEYSFKGPAEIRGKDLANDVVDIVNPDHYIATLNEDADLKFKVIVEKGIGYVPSEELADYIDSDYMALDAFFTPVKRAIYDIENILVEDNPDYEKIIFTITTNGQVDPITAFKNALEAMYQQLSVFGGIVDIEIPSAPISTSQSSEHAKLFENIENLNLSARSFNCLDRAGIKFIGELVLMEEGELKDIKNLGKKSLEEIKAVMEDIGYPIGDMSLSDQKDGLLRKINELKKQG, encoded by the coding sequence ATGAGAAAGATTACAACATCAGCATATATGCCAACCGAGATAAGAGTTGAAAATGTTAGTGAAAATGTGGCAAAAGTTATAGCATACCCGTTTGAGACGGGTTATGCTGTGACAGTTGCACATCCACTTAGAAGGCTTTTATATACAAGTTCTGTTGGTTTTGCACCTACTGCTGTTAAGATAGAAGGAGTTGAACATGAGTTTGACTCTATTCGAGGAATGCTTGAAGATGTTGCTATATTTATCATAAATTTAAAAAACTTAAGATTTAAGATTAAAGGTGACTCAAAAAGAGAAATTTTAGAGTATAGCTTCAAAGGACCTGCTGAGATTAGAGGCAAAGATTTAGCAAATGATGTAGTTGATATTGTAAATCCAGATCACTATATCGCCACACTAAATGAAGATGCCGATCTTAAATTTAAAGTCATTGTTGAAAAAGGTATTGGATATGTTCCAAGTGAAGAGTTGGCTGATTATATAGATTCTGACTATATGGCACTTGATGCATTTTTTACGCCCGTAAAAAGAGCTATTTATGATATAGAAAATATCTTAGTTGAGGATAATCCTGACTATGAAAAGATTATATTTACCATCACAACAAATGGTCAAGTTGATCCTATTACAGCGTTTAAAAATGCTTTAGAAGCTATGTATCAACAACTTTCAGTTTTTGGTGGTATTGTGGATATTGAAATTCCATCTGCGCCGATTTCAACAAGTCAAAGTAGTGAACACGCTAAGCTTTTTGAAAATATTGAAAACCTAAATTTAAGTGCTAGAAGCTTTAACTGCCTAGATAGAGCAGGTATTAAATTTATAGGTGAACTTGTCTTGATGGAAGAAGGTGAGCTTAAAGATATCAAAAATTTAGGTAAAAAATCCCTAGAGGAGATAAAAGCAGTTATGGAAGATATTGGCTATCCTATCGGCGATATGTCTCTATCTGATCAAAAAGATGGACTGCTAAGAAAGATAAATGAATTAAAAAAACAAGGATAA
- the rpsD gene encoding 30S ribosomal protein S4, translating into MARYTGPVEKIERRLGVDLALKGERRLAGKSSLAKRPFAPGQHGQRRGKISEYGLQLREKQKAKFMYGLNEKQFRNLFKEATRKEGNTGEIFIKMLEQRLDNVVYRMGFATTRRFARQLVSHGHILVDGRRVDIPSYRVEAGQKVEIREKSKENPQIQRAIDLTAQTGIAGWVDVEKDKKFGIFTRIPEREEIQIPVEERFIVELYSK; encoded by the coding sequence ATGGCAAGATATACAGGACCAGTAGAGAAAATTGAGAGACGTTTAGGCGTTGATTTGGCTCTAAAAGGTGAAAGAAGATTAGCAGGTAAGAGCTCTCTTGCTAAAAGACCTTTTGCACCAGGTCAGCACGGGCAAAGAAGAGGGAAAATTAGTGAGTATGGACTTCAACTAAGAGAGAAACAAAAAGCTAAATTTATGTATGGTCTAAATGAAAAGCAATTTAGAAATCTCTTTAAAGAAGCAACAAGAAAAGAAGGAAATACTGGAGAGATTTTCATTAAAATGTTAGAACAAAGACTTGATAATGTTGTTTATAGAATGGGCTTTGCTACAACTAGAAGATTTGCAAGACAGCTTGTTAGCCATGGTCATATTTTAGTGGATGGCAGAAGGGTTGATATACCTTCATATAGAGTTGAAGCTGGTCAAAAAGTAGAGATTAGAGAAAAAAGTAAAGAAAATCCACAAATTCAAAGAGCTATTGATTTAACAGCTCAAACAGGAATTGCTGGCTGGGTAGATGTAGAAAAAGATAAAAAATTTGGAATTTTTACTAGAATTCCTGAAAGAGAAGAGATTCAAATTCCAGTTGAAGAGAGATTCATCGTAGAGCTTTACTCAAAATAG
- the rpsK gene encoding 30S ribosomal protein S11, whose translation MAKRKVVRKKVAKKSIAKGIVYISASFNNTMVTVTDEMGNGISWSSAGALGFKGSKKSTPYAAQQAVEDALNKAKEHGIKEVGIKVQGPGSGRETAVKSVGGVEGIKVTFFKDITPLPHNGCRPPKRRRV comes from the coding sequence ATGGCAAAAAGAAAAGTAGTTAGAAAAAAAGTAGCTAAAAAAAGTATAGCTAAAGGTATAGTTTATATCAGTGCTTCATTTAATAACACAATGGTTACTGTAACTGATGAGATGGGAAATGGAATTTCTTGGAGTAGTGCAGGTGCGCTTGGCTTTAAAGGTAGTAAAAAATCAACTCCTTACGCAGCACAACAAGCAGTTGAAGATGCACTAAATAAAGCAAAAGAGCATGGTATAAAAGAAGTTGGTATTAAGGTTCAAGGACCAGGTAGTGGTAGAGAGACAGCGGTTAAAAGTGTTGGTGGCGTAGAAGGAATTAAAGTAACATTTTTTAAAGACATTACCCCACTTCCACACAATGGTTGTCGTCCTCCAAAAAGAAGAAGAGTGTAA
- the rpsM gene encoding 30S ribosomal protein S13, which yields MARIAGVDLPKKKRVEYGLTYIYGIGLFSSRKILDAVGISYDKRVHELSEDEAAAIRKEIQEHYMVEGDLRKSVAMDIKALMDLGSYRGLRHRKGLPVRGQKTKTNARTRKGKRKTVGAATK from the coding sequence ATGGCTCGTATAGCAGGTGTTGATTTACCGAAGAAAAAAAGAGTTGAATATGGCTTAACTTACATATATGGCATAGGGCTTTTCTCATCAAGAAAAATCCTTGATGCAGTTGGAATTTCTTATGATAAGAGAGTTCATGAGTTAAGTGAAGATGAGGCTGCTGCGATAAGAAAAGAGATCCAAGAGCACTATATGGTTGAAGGTGATCTTAGAAAAAGTGTAGCTATGGATATAAAAGCACTTATGGATTTAGGAAGCTATAGAGGTTTAAGACATAGAAAAGGTCTTCCAGTTCGTGGTCAAAAAACAAAGACAAACGCAAGAACCAGAAAAGGTAAGCGTAAAACTGTCGGCGCAGCAACTAAGTAA
- the rpmJ gene encoding 50S ribosomal protein L36, producing the protein MKVRPSVKKMCDNCKIVKRRGVVFVICSNPKHKQRQG; encoded by the coding sequence ATGAAAGTTCGTCCTTCTGTAAAGAAGATGTGTGACAATTGCAAGATTGTCAAAAGAAGAGGAGTAGTATTTGTTATCTGCTCAAATCCAAAACATAAACAAAGGCAGGGTTAA
- the infA gene encoding translation initiation factor IF-1, translating into MAKDDVIEIDGNVIEALPNATFKVELDNKHVILCHIAGKMRMHYIKIMPGDRVKVELTPYSLDKGRITYRYK; encoded by the coding sequence GTGGCAAAAGATGATGTCATAGAAATAGATGGTAATGTTATAGAAGCCTTACCAAATGCTACTTTTAAAGTAGAACTTGACAATAAGCATGTTATTTTATGCCATATCGCAGGCAAGATGAGAATGCACTATATAAAAATCATGCCAGGCGATAGAGTAAAAGTCGAACTTACGCCTTATAGCCTTGATAAAGGTAGGATTACTTACAGATATAAGTAA
- a CDS encoding ABC transporter ATP-binding protein, translated as MIEVKNLKFFYSKKVILNGINFNLKSGENLAILGENGSGKSTLLKCMLNLLPYSGEILLNGKNIKSIKRKDLSKQIAYIPQSQNLPFEYEVIDIVLMSRISHKSFLKITLKKIMKFARTLLKN; from the coding sequence GTGATTGAAGTTAAGAATTTAAAATTTTTCTACTCTAAAAAAGTGATTTTAAATGGCATAAATTTTAATCTAAAAAGTGGGGAAAATTTAGCTATTTTAGGCGAAAATGGCTCTGGCAAAAGCACACTTTTAAAATGTATGTTAAACCTACTTCCTTATAGTGGCGAAATTTTACTAAATGGTAAAAATATAAAAAGCATTAAAAGAAAAGATTTATCCAAGCAAATCGCCTATATACCGCAGTCTCAAAACTTGCCATTTGAGTATGAAGTTATAGATATTGTTTTGATGTCAAGAATTTCTCATAAGAGTTTTTTGAAAATTACTCTAAAAAAGATTATGAAATTTGCCAGAACGCTCTTGAAAAACTAG
- a CDS encoding TonB-dependent receptor domain-containing protein, whose product MAYHYEIGYNRTFFDELNLGGAIFYSDVRDKIQSEYINKKNSQGKLLRQFKNVGDAKFYGFELSAVWFLANELELGANYTYMDYDLSSDEDGKEVYLSDVPRHKFFAYLDWEFAPKWSLYASGEIQSKSLSSYNNDEKYYARGFGVTNLKVGYEPFEGLKINAGVNNIFDKYYEYTEGYSEDGRTFFVNLRYDF is encoded by the coding sequence ATCGCTTATCACTATGAAATAGGCTATAATAGAACATTTTTTGATGAGTTAAATTTAGGCGGGGCGATTTTTTACTCAGATGTTAGAGATAAAATTCAAAGCGAGTATATAAATAAGAAAAATAGCCAAGGCAAACTTTTAAGACAGTTTAAAAATGTAGGAGATGCTAAGTTTTACGGCTTTGAGTTAAGTGCGGTTTGGTTTTTGGCAAATGAGTTAGAACTAGGAGCAAATTATACTTATATGGATTATGATCTCTCAAGCGATGAAGATGGTAAAGAGGTCTATCTTAGCGATGTTCCAAGGCATAAATTCTTTGCATATTTAGACTGGGAATTTGCACCAAAATGGAGTTTATATGCAAGTGGGGAGATCCAAAGTAAGAGTTTAAGTAGCTATAATAATGATGAAAAATACTATGCAAGGGGTTTTGGCGTGACAAATTTAAAAGTGGGATATGAGCCATTTGAAGGGCTTAAAATCAATGCTGGAGTAAATAATATATTTGATAAATATTATGAATATACAGAGGGCTACAGCGAAGATGGTAGAACATTTTTTGTAAATTTAAGGTATGATTTTTAG
- a CDS encoding TonB-dependent receptor: protein MENYTDKTYSKNTWTSIYDDYSYGFGVEIGGEIFTNNTLKFASNYKKDLHKEHNIGDPWQEMIDETLSFALEDTHEFSENTSLIVGLSYDIRDAKKAQNYSDPKPVIDKRTRKQKTNKKGRLLWDENPYVWEFDKDKIKAFNYQALLKHSFDGNDELTLSFAKKSRFPTIKDRYSRRFDSTEPNPYLKE from the coding sequence TTGGAAAATTACACTGATAAAACTTACTCTAAAAACACATGGACAAGCATTTATGATGATTATAGCTACGGCTTTGGAGTTGAGATAGGTGGCGAAATTTTTACAAATAACACGCTAAAATTTGCCTCAAATTATAAAAAAGATCTCCATAAAGAGCATAATATCGGCGATCCATGGCAAGAAATGATAGATGAGACTTTATCTTTTGCCCTAGAAGATACTCACGAATTTAGCGAAAATACAAGCTTAATTGTTGGGTTATCTTACGATATAAGAGATGCAAAAAAGGCCCAAAACTATTCTGACCCAAAACCTGTGATTGACAAAAGAACAAGAAAACAAAAAACAAATAAAAAAGGCAGACTTTTATGGGATGAAAATCCTTATGTTTGGGAGTTTGATAAAGATAAAATTAAAGCGTTTAACTACCAAGCTTTATTAAAACATAGCTTTGATGGAAATGATGAATTAACCCTAAGTTTTGCTAAAAAATCACGCTTTCCAACTATAAAAGATCGCTACTCAAGGCGTTTTGATAGCACAGAACCAAATCCTTACTTAAAAGAATAG
- the map gene encoding type I methionyl aminopeptidase — protein MAITLKNAKDLEGLRAANKLVAATLDYTGEFLKAGMTLLEVDKKIDDFITKNGAYPAFKGLYGFPNAACLSLNEVCIHGIPDDTILQEGDILGVDVGTKLNGYYGDSARTFGIGKISKSDEDLINCSKDALYFAIKNIKVGMHFKELSFLIENFILEKGYVPLQGYCGHGIGKRPHEEPEIPNYLTGKNPKQGPKIKNGMVFCIEPMICQKSGEAVVASDGWAVTSKDGLRTSHYEHCIAVINGKAEILSIA, from the coding sequence ATGGCAATAACTCTAAAAAACGCTAAAGATTTAGAAGGATTAAGGGCTGCAAACAAATTAGTTGCAGCCACTCTTGATTATACAGGTGAGTTCTTAAAAGCTGGAATGACCCTTTTAGAAGTTGATAAAAAAATAGACGATTTTATAACAAAAAATGGAGCCTATCCAGCATTTAAAGGACTTTATGGTTTTCCAAATGCAGCTTGTTTGTCGCTAAATGAAGTTTGTATCCATGGAATTCCTGATGATACTATCTTGCAAGAAGGCGATATTTTAGGCGTTGATGTTGGGACTAAGTTAAATGGATATTATGGTGATAGTGCTAGGACTTTTGGGATTGGCAAAATTTCAAAAAGCGATGAGGATCTTATAAATTGTAGTAAAGACGCTCTTTATTTTGCTATTAAAAATATAAAAGTAGGAATGCATTTTAAAGAGTTAAGCTTTTTAATTGAAAATTTTATCCTAGAAAAAGGCTATGTGCCATTACAGGGATATTGTGGTCATGGGATTGGAAAAAGACCTCACGAAGAACCAGAAATTCCAAACTACCTAACAGGCAAAAATCCAAAACAAGGTCCAAAGATAAAAAATGGAATGGTTTTTTGCATTGAGCCGATGATTTGTCAAAAAAGTGGTGAAGCTGTTGTGGCAAGTGATGGCTGGGCAGTTACTAGTAAAGATGGACTTAGAACTAGCCACTATGAACACTGCATCGCTGTAATAAACGGCAAAGCTGAAATTCTAAGTATAGCTTAA
- the secY gene encoding preprotein translocase subunit SecY, translating to MNASLRNKILITFGFLFIYRILAYVPVPGVNVDVIAEFFKNNSNNAFGMFNMFSGNAAERLSIISLGIMPYITASIIMELLSATFPKLAALKKERDGMQKYMQIIRYSTVIITVIQAIGVSAGLFAMNSSGGQSAIMIDKSLFVIIACASMLTGTMLLMWIGEQITSKGIGNGISLIIFAGIVSGIPTAIGGAINLVNTGEMNFLKLIAIILIILVTVGAVIYVELGERRVPVSYSRKVVMQNQNKRIMNYIPIKVNISGVIPPIFASAILMFPATIFQASTNPVMMKINDFLNPNGFMFNLLMFIFVVFFAFFYASIAFKTDDISENLKKQGGFIPGVRPGKPTATFLNDVVSRLTFWGAIYLGIIATLPWLLVKLMGVPFGFGGTSVLIVVSVALDTMRKIEAQIYMNRYQTLSAMDL from the coding sequence ATGAACGCATCTCTAAGAAACAAAATCTTAATAACTTTTGGATTTTTGTTTATCTATAGAATTCTAGCATATGTCCCAGTTCCTGGGGTAAATGTTGATGTTATTGCTGAATTTTTTAAAAACAACAGCAATAACGCATTTGGAATGTTTAACATGTTCAGTGGTAATGCTGCTGAACGCTTAAGTATTATATCATTAGGTATTATGCCTTATATTACTGCTTCGATTATAATGGAGCTTTTATCAGCTACATTTCCTAAGCTAGCAGCTCTAAAAAAAGAGCGTGACGGTATGCAAAAATATATGCAAATTATAAGATATTCAACTGTCATCATAACTGTAATTCAAGCAATCGGTGTTAGTGCAGGACTTTTTGCTATGAACTCTAGCGGTGGTCAAAGTGCAATTATGATAGATAAAAGCCTTTTTGTAATAATAGCTTGTGCATCAATGCTTACTGGAACTATGCTTTTAATGTGGATAGGTGAGCAAATAACTTCAAAAGGTATTGGAAACGGAATAAGTCTTATAATCTTTGCAGGTATTGTAAGTGGTATTCCAACAGCTATTGGTGGTGCTATAAATTTAGTAAATACTGGAGAGATGAATTTCTTAAAACTTATAGCTATAATTTTGATTATCTTAGTAACAGTTGGAGCTGTTATTTATGTAGAACTTGGCGAAAGAAGAGTGCCAGTTTCTTACTCAAGAAAAGTAGTTATGCAAAACCAAAACAAACGCATTATGAACTATATACCTATTAAAGTAAATATCAGTGGAGTTATACCGCCAATATTTGCTAGTGCGATTTTAATGTTTCCAGCAACTATTTTTCAAGCAAGCACAAATCCAGTAATGATGAAGATAAATGACTTTTTAAATCCAAATGGATTTATGTTTAACCTGTTAATGTTTATTTTTGTTGTTTTCTTTGCATTTTTCTATGCTTCAATTGCATTTAAAACAGATGATATTAGTGAAAATTTAAAGAAACAAGGTGGATTTATACCAGGAGTAAGACCAGGAAAGCCAACTGCAACATTCTTAAATGATGTAGTTAGTCGTCTAACTTTTTGGGGTGCTATTTATCTAGGAATAATTGCTACTCTTCCATGGCTCTTAGTTAAGCTTATGGGTGTACCATTTGGATTTGGCGGAACTTCAGTTTTAATTGTTGTATCAGTTGCACTTGATACGATGAGAAAGATAGAAGCTCAAATTTATATGAATAGATACCAAACTCTAAGCGCAATGGACCTATAA
- the rplO gene encoding 50S ribosomal protein L15 → MGLENLQKAPGSTHSKKRVGRGQGSGWGKTSSRGGKGQTARTGYSEKRGFEGGQQPLQRRLPKVGFRTKFQKPYVINVEKISSIKELSEITFESIRSVHKFPATTKKIKLIGASARNLASKIKDENVSTSGK, encoded by the coding sequence ATGGGACTAGAGAATTTACAAAAAGCTCCAGGCTCAACTCATAGCAAAAAAAGAGTTGGTAGAGGTCAAGGAAGCGGTTGGGGCAAAACCTCAAGTAGAGGTGGTAAAGGTCAAACTGCAAGAACAGGCTACTCAGAAAAAAGAGGTTTTGAAGGTGGTCAACAACCTCTTCAAAGAAGACTTCCAAAGGTTGGTTTTAGAACAAAATTTCAAAAGCCTTATGTTATAAATGTAGAAAAAATAAGTAGCATTAAAGAGTTGAGTGAGATTACATTTGAAAGCATTAGAAGTGTTCATAAATTTCCAGCTACTACAAAAAAAATTAAGTTAATTGGAGCAAGTGCAAGGAATTTAGCTTCTAAGATTAAAGATGAAAATGTAAGTACGAGCGGAAAATAA
- the rpsE gene encoding 30S ribosomal protein S5, translating into MEKYNREEFEEVIVNIGRVTKVVKGGRRFRFTALVVIGNKKGLVGYGFGKSKEVPDAIKKAVDDAFKNIVEVKLNGTTIPHDIEVKFNASRVLLKPASEGTGVIAGGSTRPVLELAGIQDILTKSLGSNNSSNVVRATVKALSMLKG; encoded by the coding sequence ATGGAAAAGTATAATAGAGAAGAATTTGAAGAAGTAATAGTAAATATCGGTAGAGTTACTAAGGTTGTAAAGGGTGGTAGAAGATTTAGATTTACAGCTCTTGTTGTAATTGGTAATAAAAAAGGCTTAGTTGGCTATGGTTTTGGAAAAAGTAAGGAAGTTCCAGATGCTATTAAGAAAGCAGTTGATGATGCATTTAAAAACATAGTTGAAGTTAAGCTAAATGGTACAACAATACCTCACGATATTGAAGTTAAATTTAATGCAAGTAGAGTTTTATTAAAACCAGCAAGTGAAGGTACAGGTGTTATCGCTGGTGGTTCAACTAGACCAGTTTTAGAGTTGGCAGGTATTCAAGATATCTTAACTAAGTCTCTTGGATCAAACAACTCATCAAATGTTGTTAGAGCTACAGTTAAAGCTCTTAGTATGTTAAAAGGATAA
- the rplR gene encoding 50S ribosomal protein L18 has protein sequence MRANILKRKLAVRAKRKAGLRAKISGIATRPRVSIFKSNRTIYAQAINDVEATTLCVSDGKVLGLKANKEGATKLGADLADKLKAKNITEVVFDRNGYLYHGVIAEFASSLRENGIKL, from the coding sequence ATGAGAGCAAATATATTAAAAAGAAAACTAGCTGTAAGAGCTAAGAGAAAAGCAGGATTAAGGGCTAAAATTTCAGGCATTGCTACTAGACCTAGAGTTTCGATTTTTAAATCAAATAGAACCATCTATGCTCAAGCTATTAATGATGTTGAAGCAACAACACTATGTGTGAGTGATGGAAAAGTTCTAGGGCTTAAAGCAAACAAAGAAGGTGCTACTAAACTTGGAGCTGATTTGGCTGATAAGCTAAAAGCTAAAAACATCACTGAGGTTGTCTTTGATAGAAATGGCTATCTTTACCATGGCGTTATCGCAGAATTTGCGAGCAGTCTAAGAGAAAATGGCATTAAGCTATAA
- the rplF gene encoding 50S ribosomal protein L6: MSRIGKQPISIPNGVEVKVDGSLLNFKKGKIEEILDTKNHVNVEVKDGNIVFSPKGEDRQSRAYWGTYRSLAHNIVVGLTDGFEKKLEVNGVGYKAAVKGKTLELNLGFSHPINYDLPDGVEATVEKNLITIKGHNKQVVGQVASEVREFRPPEPYKGKGVKYLEERIIRKAGKTSKK; the protein is encoded by the coding sequence ATGTCAAGAATAGGAAAACAACCTATATCTATACCAAATGGTGTAGAGGTAAAAGTAGATGGTTCTCTTCTAAACTTCAAAAAAGGAAAAATTGAAGAAATTTTAGATACTAAAAACCATGTAAATGTAGAAGTTAAAGATGGAAATATCGTATTTAGCCCAAAAGGCGAAGATAGACAAAGTAGAGCTTATTGGGGAACTTATCGCTCACTTGCTCACAACATCGTAGTTGGTTTAACTGATGGTTTTGAGAAAAAACTTGAAGTAAACGGTGTTGGTTACAAAGCAGCTGTTAAAGGTAAAACTTTAGAGCTAAACTTAGGTTTTTCTCACCCTATTAACTACGACCTACCAGATGGAGTTGAAGCAACCGTAGAAAAAAACCTTATTACTATAAAAGGTCACAACAAACAAGTTGTTGGTCAAGTTGCATCAGAAGTTAGAGAATTTAGACCACCTGAGCCATATAAAGGTAAAGGCGTTAAATATCTTGAAGAGCGTATTATCAGAAAAGCTGGTAAGACATCTAAGAAGTAG